From Medicago truncatula cultivar Jemalong A17 chromosome 7, MtrunA17r5.0-ANR, whole genome shotgun sequence, a single genomic window includes:
- the LOC11425182 gene encoding kinesin-like protein KIN-14L isoform X3 — MIMMENCSRNGFHDFKMSSRKAEEAALRRYEATQWLENQVGPLGISNQPTERELVSCLRNGLILCKAINKIHPGAVPKVVDTQVPLQQSLAWDSQPLPAYQYFENVRNFLNAADELKLTAFEASDLERESVENGSAGKIVDCILSLKWFHESKQMSNQSGSSKRSKSPLVLQSINRLQQKATTALPSDACRRLDLSATSEIKPPAESNVQKQEAETVESLAKILVDRMLDAKENIDGKLFPSLHNGDLDRIGLFNQILTGCCGEQPSMKFPELLRKNFKKEGSSLPPHFTSKPTESDTSSARQNPKCYRACSGKCTCNHKHLIDIQKKELRDLKALKLKIKNEVEEMQSQFQRFFNDIGCQVNEMSTKALGYQKVVEENRKLYNMVQDLKGNIRVYCRIRPTFRAESKTVTDFIGEDGSLCILDPSKTLKDGRKLFQFNRIFGPTAGQDEVYRDTQPLIRSVMDGYNVCIFAYGQTGSGKTHTMSGPSGGTSKDMGINYLALNDLFQMSSERKDNIKYEIYVQMVEIYNEQVRDLLAEDKTENKLEIRSCNDDGLSLPDARLRSVNSTTDVMTLMKLGEVNRAVSSTAINNRSSRSHSVLTVHVSGKDTSGNCIRSCLHLVDLAGSERVDKSEVTGDRLKEALYINKSLSCLGDVITALAQKNSHIPYRNSKLTLLLQDSLGGHAKTLMFAHVSPESDSFGETVSTLKFAQRVSTVELGAARMNKETSEVMQLKAQVENLKIALANKENSKPFSRTKEFDTPLEKTPLRPRRLSIENYSVIKTNKPVKADDKSGAKSPSYIARSRRLSLEGPRTVKKAPACVNKTLQFEPIFQQKDCPLQDPEAVSKLNGQLSNGNSRSELHVKAPPSPTNMYQKRCIKVDTEIQIHPLDLPQTSEELDKNDSNRIVPSDIADSITAKGIGSTNGKGSQFRRSLRTIGKLINGPDKKNQQIMVEVKSPVKGSSAHGSQIKSPIAASERPKRRQSLTGIPSGPNNSRRSSLGGKPVPAAYEPERNARTPPPVRSESKTSKRWL, encoded by the exons atgatcATGATGGAGAATTGTTCAAGAAATGGGTTTCATGATTTCAAAATGTCTTCAAGAAAAGCTGAAGAAGCAG CTTTGAGACGTTATGAAGCAACCCAATGGCTTGAAAACCAAGTGGGTCCTCTTGGAATATCAAATCAACCTACAGAGAGAGAACTTGTTTCTTGCTTGAGAAATGGTCTCATTCTTTGTAAAGCCATTAACAAGATTCATCCTGGAGCAGTACCTAAG gtTGTTGATACTCAAGTGCCATTACAACAATCACTTGCTTGGGATTCTCAGCCTTTACCTGCCTATCAGTATTTTGAAAATGTGCGCAATTTTCTCAACGCGGCTGATGAATTAAAGCTTACGGCTTTTGAAGCTTCTGATCTTGAGAGG GAAAGTGTAGAGAATGGTTCTGCAGGAAAAATTGTTGATTGTATTCTATCACTTAAATGGTTTCATGAGTCGAAGCAGATGAGCAATCAAAGTGGATCCAGCAAACGCTCAAAATCTCCTTTAGTtttgcaatcaatcaatagaTTGCAACAAAAAGCCACTACTGCATTACCCTCTGATGCATGTAGGCGTTTGGATTTGTCTGCAACATCGGAAATAAAGCCTCCTGCTGAGAGTAATGTTCAAAAACAAGAAG CAGAAACTGTGGAGTCACTTGCCAAGATACTCGTTGACCGCATGCTTGACGCCAAAGAAAATATTGATGGAAAGCTTTTTCCTTCTCTTCACAATGGAGACCTG GACCGAATAGGCCTATTTAATCAGATTTTGACTGGCTGTTGTGGGGAACAGCCATCTATGAAGTTCCCTGAG TTGCTCcgaaagaattttaaaaaagaaggGAGTAGCTTACCACCTCATTTCACTTCCAAACCTACGGAATCAGACACTTCCTCTGCACGTCAAAATCCCAAG TgttacagagcttgctctggaaAGTGCACTTGCAACCACAAGCATCTCATAGATATACAGAAAAAAGAACTTCGG GATCTCAAAGCATTGAAGTTGAAAATTAAGAATGAGGTTGAAGAGATGCAATCACAGTTTCAGAGATTTTTCAATGATATAG GTTGTCAAGTTAATGAGATGTCAACCAAAGCTCTTGGCTATCAAAAAGTAGTTGAAGAGAACAGAAAACTATACAACATGGTCCAAGATTTGAAAG GCAACATTCGAGTATACTGCAGAATCAGACCTACATTTAGGGCTGAATCCAAGACTGTAACTGATTTCATTGGGGAAGACGGTTCTCTGTGCATTTTAGATCCATCAAAAACACTAAAAGATGGAAGAAAACTGTTTCAGTTTAATCGGATTTTTGGTCCTACAGCTGGCCAAG ATGAGGTTTATAGGGACACTCAACCATTAATTAGATCAGTGATGGATGGATACAACGTTTGTATTTTTGCTTATGGTCAAACTGGATCTGGGAAGACTCACACAATG AGTGGTCCTTCAGGTGGAACATCCAAGGATATGGGGATCAATTATCTGGCTCTTAATGATTTGTTTCAAATGTCTAGTGAAAGGAAGGACAACATAAAGTATGAAATTTATGTCCAAATGGTCGAGATTTACAATGAACAAGTAAGAGATCTACTTGCAGAGGACAAAACAGAAAACAA ATTAGAGATCCGGAGCTGCAACGATGATGGTTTGAGCCTTCCTGATGCTAGATTGCGGTCAGTGAACTCTACAACGGATGTTATGACCCTCATGAAACTTGGAGAGGTTAACCGTGCTGTCAGTTCTACTGCAATCAACAATAGGAGTAGTCGTTCACACAG TGTACTTACTGTGCATGTTAGTGGCAAAGATACATCTGGGAACTGCATTCGCAGTTGCCTTCATTTAGTAGACCTTGCCGGAAGTGAAAGAGTAGACAAGTCTGAAGTCACAGGAGATAGACTAAAGGAAGCGCTATACATTAACAAGTCTCTTTCCTGTTTGGGAGATGTGATCACAGCACTGGCTCAGAAGAATTCTCACATTCCTTACAGGAACAGCAAACTCACACTTCTTTTGCAGGACTCCTTAG GTGGACATGCTAAAACATTGATGTTTGCGCATGTGAGTCCCGAATCAGATTCCTTTGGTGAAACAGTGAGTACTCTGAAGTTTGCTCAGAGGGTTTCCACTGTGGAACTTGGGGCAGCCCGGATGAACAAAGAAACCAGTGAGGTTATGCAACTTAAAGCACAG GTTGAGAACCTTAAGATTGCATTGGCAAACAAGGAAAACTCAAAACCGTTCAGTAGAACTAAAGAATTCGACACTCCGCTAGAAAAAACTCCGCTGCGCCCACGGAGACTTAGTATTGAGAATTACAGCGTAATAAAGACCAACAAACCTGTGAAAGCTGATGATAAAAGTGGAGCCAAATCACCTTCGTACATAGCCCGTTCAAGAAGACTAAGCTTGGAAGGTCCAAGAACTGTCAAAAAAGCACCAGCATGTGTAAACAAAACTTTACAGTTTGAGCCAATCTTTCAACAGAAAGATTGTCCACTGCAAGATCCAGAAGCTGTGTCGAAGCTAAATGGCCAATTAAGCAATGGCAATTCCAGGTCAGAGTTGCATGTCAAAGCTCCTCCAAGTCCTACGAACATGTATCAGAAGAGGTGTATTAAAGTTGATACTGAAATCCAAATTCACCCTCTTGATCTACCTCAAACATCTGAAGAGCTAGATAAAAATGATTCAAACAGAATTGTGCCAAGTGACATTGCTGATTCCATAACAGCTAAGGGGATAGGTAGTACAAATGGAAAAGGGTCCCAGTTTAGAAGATCCCTGAGAACAATTGGGAAACTGATTAATGGACCTGATAAGAA AAACCAACAAATTATGGTTGAAGTGAAGTCACCTGTAAAGGGAAGCAGCGCTCATGGAAGTCAGATAAAGTCGCCAATAGCAGCCAGTGAGAGGCCAAAAAGGAGACAATCTTTAACAGGAATACCATCCGGGCCTAACAATTCGCGGAGGTCTTCTCTTGGAGGGAAGCCTGTCCCAGCAGCCT ATGAGCCAGAGAGAAATGCTAGAACGCCTCCTCCCGTTCGTTCAGAAAGCAAGACTTCAAAAAGGTGGCTATAG
- the LOC11425182 gene encoding kinesin-like protein KIN-14L isoform X4, which translates to MIMMENCSRNGFHDFKMSSRKAEEAALRRYEATQWLENQVGPLGISNQPTERELVSCLRNGLILCKAINKIHPGAVPKVVDTQVPLQQSLAWDSQPLPAYQYFENVRNFLNAADELKLTAFEASDLERESVENGSAGKIVDCILSLKWFHESKQMSNQSGSSKRSKSPLVLQSINRLQQKATTALPSDACRRLDLSATSEIKPPAESNVQKQEETVESLAKILVDRMLDAKENIDGKLFPSLHNGDLDRIGLFNQILTGCCGEQPSMKFPELLRKNFKKEGSSLPPHFTSKPTESDTSSARQNPKCYRACSGKCTCNHKHLIDIQKKELRDLKALKLKIKNEVEEMQSQFQRFFNDIGCQVNEMSTKALGYQKVVEENRKLYNMVQDLKGNIRVYCRIRPTFRAESKTVTDFIGEDGSLCILDPSKTLKDGRKLFQFNRIFGPTAGQDEVYRDTQPLIRSVMDGYNVCIFAYGQTGSGKTHTMSGPSGGTSKDMGINYLALNDLFQMSSERKDNIKYEIYVQMVEIYNEQVRDLLAEDKTENKLEIRSCNDDGLSLPDARLRSVNSTTDVMTLMKLGEVNRAVSSTAINNRSSRSHSVLTVHVSGKDTSGNCIRSCLHLVDLAGSERVDKSEVTGDRLKEALYINKSLSCLGDVITALAQKNSHIPYRNSKLTLLLQDSLGGHAKTLMFAHVSPESDSFGETVSTLKFAQRVSTVELGAARMNKETSEVMQLKAQVENLKIALANKENSKPFSRTKEFDTPLEKTPLRPRRLSIENYSVIKTNKPVKADDKSGAKSPSYIARSRRLSLEGPRTVKKAPACVNKTLQFEPIFQQKDCPLQDPEAVSKLNGQLSNGNSRSELHVKAPPSPTNMYQKRCIKVDTEIQIHPLDLPQTSEELDKNDSNRIVPSDIADSITAKGIGSTNGKGSQFRRSLRTIGKLINGPDKKNQQIMVEVKSPVKGSSAHGSQIKSPIAASERPKRRQSLTGIPSGPNNSRRSSLGGKPVPAAYEPERNARTPPPVRSESKTSKRWL; encoded by the exons atgatcATGATGGAGAATTGTTCAAGAAATGGGTTTCATGATTTCAAAATGTCTTCAAGAAAAGCTGAAGAAGCAG CTTTGAGACGTTATGAAGCAACCCAATGGCTTGAAAACCAAGTGGGTCCTCTTGGAATATCAAATCAACCTACAGAGAGAGAACTTGTTTCTTGCTTGAGAAATGGTCTCATTCTTTGTAAAGCCATTAACAAGATTCATCCTGGAGCAGTACCTAAG gtTGTTGATACTCAAGTGCCATTACAACAATCACTTGCTTGGGATTCTCAGCCTTTACCTGCCTATCAGTATTTTGAAAATGTGCGCAATTTTCTCAACGCGGCTGATGAATTAAAGCTTACGGCTTTTGAAGCTTCTGATCTTGAGAGG GAAAGTGTAGAGAATGGTTCTGCAGGAAAAATTGTTGATTGTATTCTATCACTTAAATGGTTTCATGAGTCGAAGCAGATGAGCAATCAAAGTGGATCCAGCAAACGCTCAAAATCTCCTTTAGTtttgcaatcaatcaatagaTTGCAACAAAAAGCCACTACTGCATTACCCTCTGATGCATGTAGGCGTTTGGATTTGTCTGCAACATCGGAAATAAAGCCTCCTGCTGAGAGTAATGTTCAAAAACAAGAAG AAACTGTGGAGTCACTTGCCAAGATACTCGTTGACCGCATGCTTGACGCCAAAGAAAATATTGATGGAAAGCTTTTTCCTTCTCTTCACAATGGAGACCTG GACCGAATAGGCCTATTTAATCAGATTTTGACTGGCTGTTGTGGGGAACAGCCATCTATGAAGTTCCCTGAG TTGCTCcgaaagaattttaaaaaagaaggGAGTAGCTTACCACCTCATTTCACTTCCAAACCTACGGAATCAGACACTTCCTCTGCACGTCAAAATCCCAAG TgttacagagcttgctctggaaAGTGCACTTGCAACCACAAGCATCTCATAGATATACAGAAAAAAGAACTTCGG GATCTCAAAGCATTGAAGTTGAAAATTAAGAATGAGGTTGAAGAGATGCAATCACAGTTTCAGAGATTTTTCAATGATATAG GTTGTCAAGTTAATGAGATGTCAACCAAAGCTCTTGGCTATCAAAAAGTAGTTGAAGAGAACAGAAAACTATACAACATGGTCCAAGATTTGAAAG GCAACATTCGAGTATACTGCAGAATCAGACCTACATTTAGGGCTGAATCCAAGACTGTAACTGATTTCATTGGGGAAGACGGTTCTCTGTGCATTTTAGATCCATCAAAAACACTAAAAGATGGAAGAAAACTGTTTCAGTTTAATCGGATTTTTGGTCCTACAGCTGGCCAAG ATGAGGTTTATAGGGACACTCAACCATTAATTAGATCAGTGATGGATGGATACAACGTTTGTATTTTTGCTTATGGTCAAACTGGATCTGGGAAGACTCACACAATG AGTGGTCCTTCAGGTGGAACATCCAAGGATATGGGGATCAATTATCTGGCTCTTAATGATTTGTTTCAAATGTCTAGTGAAAGGAAGGACAACATAAAGTATGAAATTTATGTCCAAATGGTCGAGATTTACAATGAACAAGTAAGAGATCTACTTGCAGAGGACAAAACAGAAAACAA ATTAGAGATCCGGAGCTGCAACGATGATGGTTTGAGCCTTCCTGATGCTAGATTGCGGTCAGTGAACTCTACAACGGATGTTATGACCCTCATGAAACTTGGAGAGGTTAACCGTGCTGTCAGTTCTACTGCAATCAACAATAGGAGTAGTCGTTCACACAG TGTACTTACTGTGCATGTTAGTGGCAAAGATACATCTGGGAACTGCATTCGCAGTTGCCTTCATTTAGTAGACCTTGCCGGAAGTGAAAGAGTAGACAAGTCTGAAGTCACAGGAGATAGACTAAAGGAAGCGCTATACATTAACAAGTCTCTTTCCTGTTTGGGAGATGTGATCACAGCACTGGCTCAGAAGAATTCTCACATTCCTTACAGGAACAGCAAACTCACACTTCTTTTGCAGGACTCCTTAG GTGGACATGCTAAAACATTGATGTTTGCGCATGTGAGTCCCGAATCAGATTCCTTTGGTGAAACAGTGAGTACTCTGAAGTTTGCTCAGAGGGTTTCCACTGTGGAACTTGGGGCAGCCCGGATGAACAAAGAAACCAGTGAGGTTATGCAACTTAAAGCACAG GTTGAGAACCTTAAGATTGCATTGGCAAACAAGGAAAACTCAAAACCGTTCAGTAGAACTAAAGAATTCGACACTCCGCTAGAAAAAACTCCGCTGCGCCCACGGAGACTTAGTATTGAGAATTACAGCGTAATAAAGACCAACAAACCTGTGAAAGCTGATGATAAAAGTGGAGCCAAATCACCTTCGTACATAGCCCGTTCAAGAAGACTAAGCTTGGAAGGTCCAAGAACTGTCAAAAAAGCACCAGCATGTGTAAACAAAACTTTACAGTTTGAGCCAATCTTTCAACAGAAAGATTGTCCACTGCAAGATCCAGAAGCTGTGTCGAAGCTAAATGGCCAATTAAGCAATGGCAATTCCAGGTCAGAGTTGCATGTCAAAGCTCCTCCAAGTCCTACGAACATGTATCAGAAGAGGTGTATTAAAGTTGATACTGAAATCCAAATTCACCCTCTTGATCTACCTCAAACATCTGAAGAGCTAGATAAAAATGATTCAAACAGAATTGTGCCAAGTGACATTGCTGATTCCATAACAGCTAAGGGGATAGGTAGTACAAATGGAAAAGGGTCCCAGTTTAGAAGATCCCTGAGAACAATTGGGAAACTGATTAATGGACCTGATAAGAA AAACCAACAAATTATGGTTGAAGTGAAGTCACCTGTAAAGGGAAGCAGCGCTCATGGAAGTCAGATAAAGTCGCCAATAGCAGCCAGTGAGAGGCCAAAAAGGAGACAATCTTTAACAGGAATACCATCCGGGCCTAACAATTCGCGGAGGTCTTCTCTTGGAGGGAAGCCTGTCCCAGCAGCCT ATGAGCCAGAGAGAAATGCTAGAACGCCTCCTCCCGTTCGTTCAGAAAGCAAGACTTCAAAAAGGTGGCTATAG
- the LOC11425182 gene encoding kinesin-like protein KIN-14L isoform X2 has protein sequence MIMMENCSRNGFHDFKMSSRKAEEAALRRYEATQWLENQVGPLGISNQPTERELVSCLRNGLILCKAINKIHPGAVPKVVDTQVPLQQSLAWDSQPLPAYQYFENVRNFLNAADELKLTAFEASDLERESVENGSAGKIVDCILSLKWFHESKQMSNQSGSSKRSKSPLVLQSINRLQQKATTALPSDACRRLDLSATSEIKPPAESNVQKQEETVESLAKILVDRMLDAKENIDGKLFPSLHNGDLSLLQDRIGLFNQILTGCCGEQPSMKFPELLRKNFKKEGSSLPPHFTSKPTESDTSSARQNPKCYRACSGKCTCNHKHLIDIQKKELRDLKALKLKIKNEVEEMQSQFQRFFNDIGCQVNEMSTKALGYQKVVEENRKLYNMVQDLKGNIRVYCRIRPTFRAESKTVTDFIGEDGSLCILDPSKTLKDGRKLFQFNRIFGPTAGQDEVYRDTQPLIRSVMDGYNVCIFAYGQTGSGKTHTMSGPSGGTSKDMGINYLALNDLFQMSSERKDNIKYEIYVQMVEIYNEQVRDLLAEDKTENKLEIRSCNDDGLSLPDARLRSVNSTTDVMTLMKLGEVNRAVSSTAINNRSSRSHSVLTVHVSGKDTSGNCIRSCLHLVDLAGSERVDKSEVTGDRLKEALYINKSLSCLGDVITALAQKNSHIPYRNSKLTLLLQDSLGGHAKTLMFAHVSPESDSFGETVSTLKFAQRVSTVELGAARMNKETSEVMQLKAQVENLKIALANKENSKPFSRTKEFDTPLEKTPLRPRRLSIENYSVIKTNKPVKADDKSGAKSPSYIARSRRLSLEGPRTVKKAPACVNKTLQFEPIFQQKDCPLQDPEAVSKLNGQLSNGNSRSELHVKAPPSPTNMYQKRCIKVDTEIQIHPLDLPQTSEELDKNDSNRIVPSDIADSITAKGIGSTNGKGSQFRRSLRTIGKLINGPDKKNQQIMVEVKSPVKGSSAHGSQIKSPIAASERPKRRQSLTGIPSGPNNSRRSSLGGKPVPAAYEPERNARTPPPVRSESKTSKRWL, from the exons atgatcATGATGGAGAATTGTTCAAGAAATGGGTTTCATGATTTCAAAATGTCTTCAAGAAAAGCTGAAGAAGCAG CTTTGAGACGTTATGAAGCAACCCAATGGCTTGAAAACCAAGTGGGTCCTCTTGGAATATCAAATCAACCTACAGAGAGAGAACTTGTTTCTTGCTTGAGAAATGGTCTCATTCTTTGTAAAGCCATTAACAAGATTCATCCTGGAGCAGTACCTAAG gtTGTTGATACTCAAGTGCCATTACAACAATCACTTGCTTGGGATTCTCAGCCTTTACCTGCCTATCAGTATTTTGAAAATGTGCGCAATTTTCTCAACGCGGCTGATGAATTAAAGCTTACGGCTTTTGAAGCTTCTGATCTTGAGAGG GAAAGTGTAGAGAATGGTTCTGCAGGAAAAATTGTTGATTGTATTCTATCACTTAAATGGTTTCATGAGTCGAAGCAGATGAGCAATCAAAGTGGATCCAGCAAACGCTCAAAATCTCCTTTAGTtttgcaatcaatcaatagaTTGCAACAAAAAGCCACTACTGCATTACCCTCTGATGCATGTAGGCGTTTGGATTTGTCTGCAACATCGGAAATAAAGCCTCCTGCTGAGAGTAATGTTCAAAAACAAGAAG AAACTGTGGAGTCACTTGCCAAGATACTCGTTGACCGCATGCTTGACGCCAAAGAAAATATTGATGGAAAGCTTTTTCCTTCTCTTCACAATGGAGACCTG TCTTTACTGCAGGACCGAATAGGCCTATTTAATCAGATTTTGACTGGCTGTTGTGGGGAACAGCCATCTATGAAGTTCCCTGAG TTGCTCcgaaagaattttaaaaaagaaggGAGTAGCTTACCACCTCATTTCACTTCCAAACCTACGGAATCAGACACTTCCTCTGCACGTCAAAATCCCAAG TgttacagagcttgctctggaaAGTGCACTTGCAACCACAAGCATCTCATAGATATACAGAAAAAAGAACTTCGG GATCTCAAAGCATTGAAGTTGAAAATTAAGAATGAGGTTGAAGAGATGCAATCACAGTTTCAGAGATTTTTCAATGATATAG GTTGTCAAGTTAATGAGATGTCAACCAAAGCTCTTGGCTATCAAAAAGTAGTTGAAGAGAACAGAAAACTATACAACATGGTCCAAGATTTGAAAG GCAACATTCGAGTATACTGCAGAATCAGACCTACATTTAGGGCTGAATCCAAGACTGTAACTGATTTCATTGGGGAAGACGGTTCTCTGTGCATTTTAGATCCATCAAAAACACTAAAAGATGGAAGAAAACTGTTTCAGTTTAATCGGATTTTTGGTCCTACAGCTGGCCAAG ATGAGGTTTATAGGGACACTCAACCATTAATTAGATCAGTGATGGATGGATACAACGTTTGTATTTTTGCTTATGGTCAAACTGGATCTGGGAAGACTCACACAATG AGTGGTCCTTCAGGTGGAACATCCAAGGATATGGGGATCAATTATCTGGCTCTTAATGATTTGTTTCAAATGTCTAGTGAAAGGAAGGACAACATAAAGTATGAAATTTATGTCCAAATGGTCGAGATTTACAATGAACAAGTAAGAGATCTACTTGCAGAGGACAAAACAGAAAACAA ATTAGAGATCCGGAGCTGCAACGATGATGGTTTGAGCCTTCCTGATGCTAGATTGCGGTCAGTGAACTCTACAACGGATGTTATGACCCTCATGAAACTTGGAGAGGTTAACCGTGCTGTCAGTTCTACTGCAATCAACAATAGGAGTAGTCGTTCACACAG TGTACTTACTGTGCATGTTAGTGGCAAAGATACATCTGGGAACTGCATTCGCAGTTGCCTTCATTTAGTAGACCTTGCCGGAAGTGAAAGAGTAGACAAGTCTGAAGTCACAGGAGATAGACTAAAGGAAGCGCTATACATTAACAAGTCTCTTTCCTGTTTGGGAGATGTGATCACAGCACTGGCTCAGAAGAATTCTCACATTCCTTACAGGAACAGCAAACTCACACTTCTTTTGCAGGACTCCTTAG GTGGACATGCTAAAACATTGATGTTTGCGCATGTGAGTCCCGAATCAGATTCCTTTGGTGAAACAGTGAGTACTCTGAAGTTTGCTCAGAGGGTTTCCACTGTGGAACTTGGGGCAGCCCGGATGAACAAAGAAACCAGTGAGGTTATGCAACTTAAAGCACAG GTTGAGAACCTTAAGATTGCATTGGCAAACAAGGAAAACTCAAAACCGTTCAGTAGAACTAAAGAATTCGACACTCCGCTAGAAAAAACTCCGCTGCGCCCACGGAGACTTAGTATTGAGAATTACAGCGTAATAAAGACCAACAAACCTGTGAAAGCTGATGATAAAAGTGGAGCCAAATCACCTTCGTACATAGCCCGTTCAAGAAGACTAAGCTTGGAAGGTCCAAGAACTGTCAAAAAAGCACCAGCATGTGTAAACAAAACTTTACAGTTTGAGCCAATCTTTCAACAGAAAGATTGTCCACTGCAAGATCCAGAAGCTGTGTCGAAGCTAAATGGCCAATTAAGCAATGGCAATTCCAGGTCAGAGTTGCATGTCAAAGCTCCTCCAAGTCCTACGAACATGTATCAGAAGAGGTGTATTAAAGTTGATACTGAAATCCAAATTCACCCTCTTGATCTACCTCAAACATCTGAAGAGCTAGATAAAAATGATTCAAACAGAATTGTGCCAAGTGACATTGCTGATTCCATAACAGCTAAGGGGATAGGTAGTACAAATGGAAAAGGGTCCCAGTTTAGAAGATCCCTGAGAACAATTGGGAAACTGATTAATGGACCTGATAAGAA AAACCAACAAATTATGGTTGAAGTGAAGTCACCTGTAAAGGGAAGCAGCGCTCATGGAAGTCAGATAAAGTCGCCAATAGCAGCCAGTGAGAGGCCAAAAAGGAGACAATCTTTAACAGGAATACCATCCGGGCCTAACAATTCGCGGAGGTCTTCTCTTGGAGGGAAGCCTGTCCCAGCAGCCT ATGAGCCAGAGAGAAATGCTAGAACGCCTCCTCCCGTTCGTTCAGAAAGCAAGACTTCAAAAAGGTGGCTATAG